ATTGGTCTAAACGACCGTACCGACGGAGAAATTTACTATGAAGGCAAGCCTGTTGAATCAATGTCCCGCAAGGATATTTCCCGGGAGATTCAAATGATCTTCCAAGACCCTTACGCCTCACTCGATCCGCGTATGACGGTCTATGAGATTATCGGCGAGGCCTACGATATTCATGGCCTCTACAAAAACCGCCAAGAACGCCAGAATAAAATTGGCGAATTATTAGAATCCGTTGGCTTAAATCGCGAACATGCTAACCGTTATGCCCACGAATTCTCCGGCGGCCAGCGCCAACGGATTGGGATTGCTCGGGCCTTGGCCTTGGATCCGAAGTTCATTATCGCCGACGAACCCATTTCGGCCCTGGACGTTTCAATTCAAGCGCAAGTGGTTAACTTGCTGAAAAGCCTGCAAAAAGATCAGAACTTGACCTATCTCTTCATCGCCCACGACTTATCCATGGTGAAATACATCAGTGATCGTATCGCTGTTATGTATGGTGGTAAAATTGTTGAAATGGGTGAAGCCGATGAAATCTACAACCATCCGGTGCACCCATACACCTTATCGCTCTTATCTGCGGTACCCCAACCTGATCCGCTATCTGAGAGCAAACGTGTTCGGATTCCTTACCAACACGAAGTGGCAAATGGCGTTCTCAGCCAGCATGAAGTTTCACCAGGACACTATGTTCTGGGTACTGACGAGCAGATTCAGCGCTGGGTCGAAGCCCAAAAATTGGTAGAAGCATAGCGCATTTAACGGCCGGCCCGGCGCGACATCGCGACCTGGTCGGCCGTTTGCCAACATATGACTGTCATATTACCTATGACTTTGCTTTGACAAGTAAGTAAAGGGGTTTAGCCATAGGGGCTTTTACTTGCCAGGATACCTACCACGATATAAGTACTCGTGCAATCATCTCACCAAGTTAAGCTTGACGAGATTTATCCCACAGAAAGGATTTATTATGCAAAAGTCTATTCAACTGATTCAAGATTTATCCAATGCTTTTGGCGTCTCTGGCTTTGAAACAGATGTAGCTCAAGTCGCCAGCGATTATGTGGCCGATTTTGCCCATGTGCGCCAGGACCGCATGGGTAACGTCTTTCTTAAGCCGGATGTAGCCCAAGCAGCGGATAATAAACTTAACGTTCTGCTCGATGCGCATTTAGATGAGGTCGGATTCATTGTTCAAGCAATTCACGACAACGGCATGCTGGACTTCCTGCCAGTTGGGGGCTGGGCCATTAACAACGTGCCCGCTCACACCGTGCAAATCAAAACCCGCAAACAAGGGATTGTCAAAGGTATTACCGCCAGCACACCACCGCACTTTATGACGGAGGCAGACCGAAAAGCGCCCTTAGATTTCGACAAAATAGTGATCGATGTCGGGACGTCTTCTAAAGCAGCGACCGAAGCATTAGGCATTGAAATTGGCAACCCGATTGTACCTGATGTTTCCTTTGAAACCTTACACGACGGGGAAATTCTTCTAGGGAAAGCTTTTGATTGCCGAATTGGCTGTGCCGCCTTATTGGAAACCTTCGAGCAATATGTCCAAGGCGAACCCAACCCAGCGCTTGATTTAGAGGCAGTGCTTACCACTCAAGAAGAAGTAGGCTTGAGAGGGGCAACCGTTGCCGCCAATCAAATTTCGGCGGATATTGCGATTGTTTTTGAAGGGTGTCCAGCTGATGATACCTTTACCCCCACATATAAGATTCAATCGGCCTTAGGCAAAGGGCCAATGTTACGCCATTTCGATGTGTCGATGATTACCCATCCTGGCTTCCAAGCTTTTGCGATGGATATTGCTGAAAAGTATAATATTCCAATGCAAACATCGGTGCGTAAAGGAGGCGGCACCAACGGAAGTGCCTATCACTTGGCTAACCAAGGCATTCCAACGATTGTTGTAGGAATCCCTGTCCGCTACGCCCATACCCACTATGGCTTTGTTCATTTCGCTGATTACCAACATGCGATTCAGCTTGTTCTCGCGATTTTAAAGGATTTGACGGCGGAAGTTTTCTAATAAGAGAGGAAGAATAACATGAAGAAACTAGTCCAAATATTACTCACAGCTAGCCTCGGCTTGAGCGTGTTTGCTGGCGCGACCGCATCGGTTGATGCCCAGGAGAAGCAACTGAATTTAGTTACCAATGCCGAACCACCAACAATTGATCCAGGTTTGTCGACAGATACAACATCTGGTTCAATTATTGACAATGTCTTTGAGAATTTAACTAATATAGACCAGAATAATGAAGTCGTTCCAGGAGTGGCGGAATCTTGGGATGTTAGCGAAGATGGTACGGTCTACACCTTCCATATTCGTGAGAATGCCGTTTGGTCCAATGGTGACCCTGTTACGGCCCAAGATTTTGAATTTGCTTGGAAGCGTGTCTTAAATCCTGAGACTTTATCCCAAAGAGCGAACCTTTACTATGTGATTAAAGGAGCCGAAGATTATAACGTCAATGGCGGTTCTGTTGACGAAGTGGGTATCAAGGCCTTAGACGACAAGACTTTCGAAGTTACCTTAAATTCACCTGTAGCTTACTTCCTTGAGTTAATCAACCATTACAGCTTTGCCCCTGTTAACCAGAAAGTCGTCGAAGCTGACGACCAGTGGGCGAGTGAAGCAGGCGAAGATTATGTTACCAACGGCGCTTTTATCTTAAGCGAGTGGAATCACAACAGTGACTACACCCTCGTACGCAACGACCAATACTGGGACAAAGACAACGTTGCCTTAGACCAAGTCAATGTGCAAATCGTTGAATCCGAAGCTACAGCCAGCAACATGTTCCAGAATGGCGACATCGACTTCCTCGGTGCACCATATGGCGCAATTTCCCTAGATAATATCGAAGTGTTTGAACAATATGAGACGATGACCGCCGAACCATACGCCGGCATCTACTGGTACAAAGTCAACACCACCGATCCAGTTATGCAGAATGCGAATATCCGCAAAGCTTTAGCCTTAGGTTTCAGCCGGGCGGATTTAGTAGCCAATATTACCAAAGGCTACCACCAACCAGCCACCGGCTTAGTGCCACCAACCATCACTGGCTTTGAAGAAGACCGCGGTTACTTCACCGACGGCGACGTTGAACAAGCCAAAGCGTTTTTACAAGCTGGCTTAGAAGAACTCGGTAT
This region of Suicoccus acidiformans genomic DNA includes:
- a CDS encoding ABC transporter ATP-binding protein, translated to MPKKLLEVKHLKQYFGKKANPVKAVDDISFDIYEGEVLGLVGESGSGKSTTGRAIIGLNDRTDGEIYYEGKPVESMSRKDISREIQMIFQDPYASLDPRMTVYEIIGEAYDIHGLYKNRQERQNKIGELLESVGLNREHANRYAHEFSGGQRQRIGIARALALDPKFIIADEPISALDVSIQAQVVNLLKSLQKDQNLTYLFIAHDLSMVKYISDRIAVMYGGKIVEMGEADEIYNHPVHPYTLSLLSAVPQPDPLSESKRVRIPYQHEVANGVLSQHEVSPGHYVLGTDEQIQRWVEAQKLVEA
- a CDS encoding M42 family metallopeptidase, encoding MQKSIQLIQDLSNAFGVSGFETDVAQVASDYVADFAHVRQDRMGNVFLKPDVAQAADNKLNVLLDAHLDEVGFIVQAIHDNGMLDFLPVGGWAINNVPAHTVQIKTRKQGIVKGITASTPPHFMTEADRKAPLDFDKIVIDVGTSSKAATEALGIEIGNPIVPDVSFETLHDGEILLGKAFDCRIGCAALLETFEQYVQGEPNPALDLEAVLTTQEEVGLRGATVAANQISADIAIVFEGCPADDTFTPTYKIQSALGKGPMLRHFDVSMITHPGFQAFAMDIAEKYNIPMQTSVRKGGGTNGSAYHLANQGIPTIVVGIPVRYAHTHYGFVHFADYQHAIQLVLAILKDLTAEVF
- a CDS encoding peptide ABC transporter substrate-binding protein; translated protein: MKKLVQILLTASLGLSVFAGATASVDAQEKQLNLVTNAEPPTIDPGLSTDTTSGSIIDNVFENLTNIDQNNEVVPGVAESWDVSEDGTVYTFHIRENAVWSNGDPVTAQDFEFAWKRVLNPETLSQRANLYYVIKGAEDYNVNGGSVDEVGIKALDDKTFEVTLNSPVAYFLELINHYSFAPVNQKVVEADDQWASEAGEDYVTNGAFILSEWNHNSDYTLVRNDQYWDKDNVALDQVNVQIVESEATASNMFQNGDIDFLGAPYGAISLDNIEVFEQYETMTAEPYAGIYWYKVNTTDPVMQNANIRKALALGFSRADLVANITKGYHQPATGLVPPTITGFEEDRGYFTDGDVEQAKAFLQAGLEELGMSDPAELTINLSINTSEAHATIAQFVQEQWAQNLGINAVIDNTEWQVYLDKIQMLDYQVARLGWAADYNDAASFLGMYTTVDTGNNDTGWESPEYQDLMKQAGEELDAGKRTELLKEAEAVMMADMPVIPVYYMESMFVHQDKVQNMQPDAIGRYNLKYVDIAE